In one Dermacentor variabilis isolate Ectoservices chromosome 4, ASM5094787v1, whole genome shotgun sequence genomic region, the following are encoded:
- the LOC142579279 gene encoding uncharacterized protein LOC142579279 isoform X2, with the protein MSDSREQLADNAATSDALSSAPAAVRAPAAAGLRTAATEASAAPKAAAAVVSGTPQRADDRPPPRKRRSSTASQLSQASRSSRSRKKKLKQKPDDDLAQRQPEATPVDGNQTIAGSSSGGVVSAFPAGPPPVDSVIPVGDAVAPAVPPAGPSALASDAIPPAGTVSSADALPPANSGSAATTTGPPAGAAPYVGGSAVIPAAVHPSAKASALVRNAWSLLSPPNTRPLEYDSRRTSMASVAAALVFKPRTPHRWRMNQAAIKKTQGSLWLDDHTKAIAIEKFSKARIALWPRGEYLTEDVLERAFESFPRNGTMSLTQLWEETRLVWHALRDTPEAEEDYRLPGSYTQPYARYWYLLNTVRLSLGLLAHPAYHREGTRAMLFGGLGFLFARQLVGAVDGSGIGVDAMGKPVADSWIGDSTVRVNFERRLRCEVDLFPDVPAVEVAFAAFLDGASSGLRLSHRFSEPQVFFLTLCHLTCACGHPDNLYGADCNRVVRNFQPFADAFRCAPGSKMNPTNKCRFFG; encoded by the exons ATGTCCGACAGCAGAGAACAGCTCGCAGACAATGCGGCGACCTCCGACGCGCTCTCCAGCGCACCAGCCGCGGTAAGGGCTCCAGCAGCCGCAGGGCTGAGAACTGCTGCGACGGAAGCGTCAGCAGCACCAAAAGCAGCTGCGGCGGTAGTCAGCGGGACTCCACAGCGGGCCGACGACCGACCACCGCCGCGCAAGAGGCGGTCGTCAACGGCATCGCAGCTGTCTCAGGCTTCGCGCAGCAGCCGCTCCAGGAAGAAGAAACTGAAGCAGAAGCCGGACGATGACCTGGCGCAGCGACAGCCGGAGGCCACCCCCGTCGACGGGAACCAAACCATCGCTGGGAGTTCTTCTGGCGGCGTCGTGTCAGCGTTCCCCGCAGGTCCTCCTCCTGTTGACTCTGTCATTCCTGTTGGCGATGCGGTTGCTCCTGCAGTTCCGCCTGCTGGCCCTTCCGCTCTGGCTAGCGACGCCATTCCCCCTGCTGGCACCGTTTCTTCCGCTGACGCATTACCGCCTGCTAACTCCGGCTCTGCTGCTACAACTACAGGGCCACCTGCTGGTGCCGCCCCTTACGTCGGAGGCAGTGCCGTTATTCCAGCTGCCGTACACCCTTCCGCTAAAGCATCCGCCCTGGTTAGAAATGCATGGTCTCTGCTCTCGCCGCCGAACACGCGGCCGCTTGAATACGACAGTCGAAGAACATCCATGGCGAGCGTAGCGGCAGCGCTTGTCTTCAAGCCAAGGACTCCGCATAGGTGGCGCATGAAC CAGGCTGCTATCAAGAAGACGCAAGGATCCCTGTGGCTAGACGATCACACTAAGGCCATCGCCATCGAGAAGTTCTCCAAGGCGAGGATCGCTCTGTGGCCCCGAGGCGAGTACCTGACCGAGGACGTGCTGGAACGAGCCTTCGAATCGTTCCCGCGGAACGGCACGATGTCGCTGACGCAGCTGTGGGAAGAGACGCGCCTGGTCTGGCACGCGCTGCGGGACACGCCCGAAGCTGAGGAGGACTACCGGCTGCCGGGCAGTTACACGCAGCCGTACGCCCGCTACTGGTACCTGCTGAACACGGTGCGGCTGTCGCTGGGGCTGCTGGCGCACCCGGCCTATCACCGCGAGGGCACGCGGGCGATGCTCTTCGGAGGCTTGGGATTCCTCTTCGCTCGCCAGCTAGTGGGTGCCGTGGACGGCAGCGGCATCGGTGTGGACGCCATGGGCAAGCCCGTGGCCGATTCGTGGATTGGCGACTCCACGGTTCGAGTCAATTTCGAGAGGCGCCTGCGCTGCGAG GTGGACCTGTTTCCCGACGTGCCTGCGGTCGAGGTAGCCTTCGCGGCCTTCCTGGATGGTGCCTCTAGCGGCTTGCGACTCTCACACCGCTTCAGTGAGCCCCAGGTGTTTTTTCTGACCCTGTGCCACCTGACATGCGCCTGTGGCCACCCCGACAACCTGTATGGCGCCGACTGCAACCGGGTCGTCAGGAACTTCCAGCCGTTCGCCGACGCCTTCCGCTGTGCGCCGGGCTCGAAGATGAACCCAACCAACAAGTGCCGCTTCTTCGGCTAG
- the LOC142579279 gene encoding uncharacterized protein LOC142579279 isoform X3, translated as MSDSREQLADNAATSDALSSAPAAVRAPAAAGLRTAATEASAAPKAAAAVVSGTPQRADDRPPPRKRRSSTASQLSQASRSSRSRKKKLKQKPDDDLAQRQPEATPVDGNQTIAGSSSGGVVSAFPAGPPPVDSVIPVGDAVAPAVPPAGPSALASDAIPPAGTVSSADALPPANSGSAATTTGPPAGAAPYVGGSAVIPAAVHPSAKASALVRNAWSLLSPPNTRPLEYDSRRTSMASVAAALVFKPRTPHRWRMNAAIKKTQGSLWLDDHTKAIAIEKFSKARIALWPRGEYLTEDVLERAFESFPRNGTMSLTQLWEETRLVWHALRDTPEAEEDYRLPGSYTQPYARYWYLLNTVRLSLGLLAHPAYHREGTRAMLFGGLGFLFARQLVGAVDGSGIGVDAMGKPVADSWIGDSTVRVNFERRLRCEVDLFPDVPAVEVAFAAFLDGASSGLRLSHRFSEPQVFFLTLCHLTCACGHPDNLYGADCNRVVRNFQPFADAFRCAPGSKMNPTNKCRFFG; from the exons ATGTCCGACAGCAGAGAACAGCTCGCAGACAATGCGGCGACCTCCGACGCGCTCTCCAGCGCACCAGCCGCGGTAAGGGCTCCAGCAGCCGCAGGGCTGAGAACTGCTGCGACGGAAGCGTCAGCAGCACCAAAAGCAGCTGCGGCGGTAGTCAGCGGGACTCCACAGCGGGCCGACGACCGACCACCGCCGCGCAAGAGGCGGTCGTCAACGGCATCGCAGCTGTCTCAGGCTTCGCGCAGCAGCCGCTCCAGGAAGAAGAAACTGAAGCAGAAGCCGGACGATGACCTGGCGCAGCGACAGCCGGAGGCCACCCCCGTCGACGGGAACCAAACCATCGCTGGGAGTTCTTCTGGCGGCGTCGTGTCAGCGTTCCCCGCAGGTCCTCCTCCTGTTGACTCTGTCATTCCTGTTGGCGATGCGGTTGCTCCTGCAGTTCCGCCTGCTGGCCCTTCCGCTCTGGCTAGCGACGCCATTCCCCCTGCTGGCACCGTTTCTTCCGCTGACGCATTACCGCCTGCTAACTCCGGCTCTGCTGCTACAACTACAGGGCCACCTGCTGGTGCCGCCCCTTACGTCGGAGGCAGTGCCGTTATTCCAGCTGCCGTACACCCTTCCGCTAAAGCATCCGCCCTGGTTAGAAATGCATGGTCTCTGCTCTCGCCGCCGAACACGCGGCCGCTTGAATACGACAGTCGAAGAACATCCATGGCGAGCGTAGCGGCAGCGCTTGTCTTCAAGCCAAGGACTCCGCATAGGTGGCGCATGAAC GCTGCTATCAAGAAGACGCAAGGATCCCTGTGGCTAGACGATCACACTAAGGCCATCGCCATCGAGAAGTTCTCCAAGGCGAGGATCGCTCTGTGGCCCCGAGGCGAGTACCTGACCGAGGACGTGCTGGAACGAGCCTTCGAATCGTTCCCGCGGAACGGCACGATGTCGCTGACGCAGCTGTGGGAAGAGACGCGCCTGGTCTGGCACGCGCTGCGGGACACGCCCGAAGCTGAGGAGGACTACCGGCTGCCGGGCAGTTACACGCAGCCGTACGCCCGCTACTGGTACCTGCTGAACACGGTGCGGCTGTCGCTGGGGCTGCTGGCGCACCCGGCCTATCACCGCGAGGGCACGCGGGCGATGCTCTTCGGAGGCTTGGGATTCCTCTTCGCTCGCCAGCTAGTGGGTGCCGTGGACGGCAGCGGCATCGGTGTGGACGCCATGGGCAAGCCCGTGGCCGATTCGTGGATTGGCGACTCCACGGTTCGAGTCAATTTCGAGAGGCGCCTGCGCTGCGAG GTGGACCTGTTTCCCGACGTGCCTGCGGTCGAGGTAGCCTTCGCGGCCTTCCTGGATGGTGCCTCTAGCGGCTTGCGACTCTCACACCGCTTCAGTGAGCCCCAGGTGTTTTTTCTGACCCTGTGCCACCTGACATGCGCCTGTGGCCACCCCGACAACCTGTATGGCGCCGACTGCAACCGGGTCGTCAGGAACTTCCAGCCGTTCGCCGACGCCTTCCGCTGTGCGCCGGGCTCGAAGATGAACCCAACCAACAAGTGCCGCTTCTTCGGCTAG
- the LOC142579279 gene encoding uncharacterized protein LOC142579279 isoform X1, whose translation MSDSREQLADNAATSDALSSAPAAVRAPAAAGLRTAATEASAAPKAAAAVVSGTPQRADDRPPPRKRRSSTASQLSQASRSSRSRKKKLKQKPDDDLAQRQPEATPVDGNQTIAGSSSGGVVSAFPAGPPPVDSVIPVGDAVAPAVPPAGPSALASDAIPPAGTVSSADALPPANSGSAATTTGPPAGAAPYVGGSAVIPAAVHPSAKASALVRNAWSLLSPPNTRPLEYDSRRTSMASVAAALVFKPRTPHRWRMNQYSPGDDVSTLDPSTRSLNTQAILIVFCSAVILLVVFVFAGTRKTADREPVCDTSDCRLHRYTLESGMDPSVDPCDNFSAYVCAKWRPRHRSARSAQSDMVFEWLSDLPEWLRRSASLLPTATKATTMFDVCMNQAESTADVALRFLRDRGLQWPDDGPDGTSSPAEVLFDLAFNWKAPLWFSIQMLPNSQDYPHQRRLLFAPNDLISQWAPFFNDINEQLYVRYWNLFYRQMASGNATRPTKAAINESFHVQRFVFDVLLRAATNRNKRPAVLPLKALADYPELSSAGFVGDAINRKLGLGQESSDDVLLLVSDQVFLDAVREIFRRLSASQLKRHLAWLFVQTHGVVADPGRLLFALFGEKSLARQERPRFCAAQVEASYELLVAAADSVARFTAKERGAISDRLADVVKARWALRSCSKTARAAGLARAVLHNTMAPIGSVETGN comes from the exons ATGTCCGACAGCAGAGAACAGCTCGCAGACAATGCGGCGACCTCCGACGCGCTCTCCAGCGCACCAGCCGCGGTAAGGGCTCCAGCAGCCGCAGGGCTGAGAACTGCTGCGACGGAAGCGTCAGCAGCACCAAAAGCAGCTGCGGCGGTAGTCAGCGGGACTCCACAGCGGGCCGACGACCGACCACCGCCGCGCAAGAGGCGGTCGTCAACGGCATCGCAGCTGTCTCAGGCTTCGCGCAGCAGCCGCTCCAGGAAGAAGAAACTGAAGCAGAAGCCGGACGATGACCTGGCGCAGCGACAGCCGGAGGCCACCCCCGTCGACGGGAACCAAACCATCGCTGGGAGTTCTTCTGGCGGCGTCGTGTCAGCGTTCCCCGCAGGTCCTCCTCCTGTTGACTCTGTCATTCCTGTTGGCGATGCGGTTGCTCCTGCAGTTCCGCCTGCTGGCCCTTCCGCTCTGGCTAGCGACGCCATTCCCCCTGCTGGCACCGTTTCTTCCGCTGACGCATTACCGCCTGCTAACTCCGGCTCTGCTGCTACAACTACAGGGCCACCTGCTGGTGCCGCCCCTTACGTCGGAGGCAGTGCCGTTATTCCAGCTGCCGTACACCCTTCCGCTAAAGCATCCGCCCTGGTTAGAAATGCATGGTCTCTGCTCTCGCCGCCGAACACGCGGCCGCTTGAATACGACAGTCGAAGAACATCCATGGCGAGCGTAGCGGCAGCGCTTGTCTTCAAGCCAAGGACTCCGCATAGGTGGCGCATGAAC CAATATTCCCCAGGTGACGACGTCTCGACGCTGGATCCAAGTACGCGTTCCCTGAACACGCAGGCCATTCTCATCGTCTTCTGTTCCGCGGTGATCTTGCTCGTGGTCTTCGTATTCGCCGGCACACGAAAAACGGCCGACAGGGAACCTGTGTGCGACACCTCCGACTGCCGCCTGCACCGCTACACGCTGGAGTCAGGCATGGACCCGAGCGTGGACCCATGCGACAATTTTAGCGCCTACGTATGCGCCAAGTGGCGGCCGAGGCATCGGTCAGCCAGGTCTGCCCAGTCGGACATGGTGTTCGAGTGGCTCAGCGACCTGCCGGAATGGCTTCGCCGCAGTGCTTCTCTGCTTCCCACGGCGACCAAGGCTACCACCATGTTCGATGTCTGCATGAACCAAGCTGAATCCACGGCCGACGTCGCGTTGCGCTTCTTGAGGGACCGGGGACTCCAGTGGCCCGACGATGGTCCGGACGGGACGTCTTCGCCCGCAGAGGTGCTCTTCGACCTCGCGTTCAACTGGAAAGCGCCGCTGTGGTTCAGCATACAGATGCTCCCGAATTCGCAAGACTACCCGCACCAGCGTCGGTTGCTGTTCGCGCCCAACGACCTGATCTCTCAGTGGGCGCCGTTCTTCAACGACATCAACGAGCAACTGTACGTCCGCTATTGGAATCTCTTCTACCGCCAGATGGCCTCCGGCAACGCGACGCGTCCGACAAAGGCGGCCATCAACGAGTCCTTCCACGTGCAACGATTCGTCTTCGACGTCCTGCTCCGGGCCGCCACCAACAGGAACAAGAGGCCCGCTGTGCTGCCGTTGAAGGCGCTCGCCGATTACCCGGAGTTGTCGAGCGCCGGCTTCGTCGGTGACGCGATCAACCGCAAGCTAGGTCTTGGACAGGAGTCTTCTGATGATGTGCTGCTGCTGGTCAGCGACCAGGTGTTCCTGGACGCCGTGCGGGAGATTTTCCGCCGGTTGTCGGCCTCGCAGCTGAAGCGTCATCTAGCCTGGCTGTTTGTGCAGACTCACGGGGTGGTGGCCGACCCCGGCCGCCTGCTGTTCGCGCTGTTCGGCGAGAAGTCGCTCGCTCGCCAGGAGCGACCCCGGTTCTGCGCTGCTCAGGTGGAGGCCAGCTACGAACTCTTGGTCGCCGCGGCGGACAGCGTCGCACGCTTCACTGCCAAGGAACGTGGCGCCATTAGCGACAGGCTCGCGGACGTCGTCAaggcacgttgggcactgcgctcGTGCTCGAAGACGGCAAGGGCGGCCGGTTTGGCGCGTGCAGTCCTGCACAACACGATGGCTCCTATAGGCAGTGTCGAGACAGGAAACTAA